In Natrinema amylolyticum, the following are encoded in one genomic region:
- a CDS encoding DUF5815 family protein — MADSGVPGSDSGDRLALPCGERVDPHEIDLGMREYTCSCGDAHAVVTDVHPPSRFFPESLVAVLQETIETDDEFEEFGTPHLMGVVLEEFPEKVVVHDASDDGAVGYTLLWMTDFDARRLHEIVVELVVELMEHAVSHAENDDAVSEFESQMLEFDVAEFVDQYRRQREFESEHDRAL; from the coding sequence ATGGCAGACTCCGGCGTCCCGGGTTCCGACAGCGGTGATCGGCTCGCGCTCCCCTGCGGGGAGCGCGTCGACCCCCACGAGATCGATCTGGGGATGCGCGAGTACACCTGTTCCTGCGGCGACGCCCACGCCGTCGTGACGGACGTCCATCCGCCCTCGCGGTTCTTCCCGGAGTCGCTCGTGGCCGTCCTTCAGGAAACGATCGAAACTGACGACGAGTTCGAGGAGTTCGGCACGCCCCACCTGATGGGCGTCGTCCTGGAGGAGTTCCCCGAGAAGGTCGTCGTCCACGATGCGAGTGACGACGGTGCCGTCGGATACACGCTGTTGTGGATGACCGACTTTGACGCCCGCCGACTCCACGAAATCGTCGTCGAACTCGTCGTCGAACTCATGGAACACGCGGTCAGTCACGCCGAGAACGACGACGCCGTCTCCGAGTTCGAGTCCCAGATGCTCGAGTTCGATGTCGCGGAGTTCGTCGACCAGTACCGCCGGCAGCGCGAGTTCGAGAGCGAACACGACCGGGCGCTCTGA